In the genome of bacterium, the window TTCCATAGTAATCCTCTTTTTTTATATTTCGCTAAAAATATACTTATATAATCACTTGTCAACTTTAATTAGATTTCCCCCCTCTTTACTCTCCCTGTATCTACCCTATTAAATTTCTCTGCGTCCTTTGCGTCTCTGCGGTGAATATCTCTTTTTTTCGTGTTCATTCGTGGTTTCATTTTTTATTCCACTCTTCTCCTTTTTTTCAATTTATATCTTGACATTCTCACAATAAAGTATAAATTGCAAAAACTATGGTTAAAATTAGATTATTTAGAACGGGAAAAACTAATAGCCCGTATTATAGAATCGTTGTTATGGACGCAAGAAGTCCAAGAAATGGTAAATATATAGATAATCTCGGTACGTATGACCCGCGCGGGGGGAAATTAGAACTGGACTCGATTAAAGCTCAGGAGTGGATTAAAAAAGGAGCCCAGCCTACTGTGATAGTATCTAAATTGCTTAAGCGCAAGGAGGCGAATTAAATGAAAAATCTAATAGAAGCAATGGCTAAAAGCCTTGTGGATGCACCAGATGAAGTAAAAGTTACGGAAATTGAAGGTGAACGCACAGTCGTTTATGAACTGAGGGTTGAAAAAACTGACCTCGGTAAGGTTATCGGCAAAGAAGGTAAAACCGCGAGAGCTATGAGGACAATATTGACTGCCGCATCTATGAAAAGTGGAAGACGCGCAGTATTGGAGATTCTTGAGTAATGCAGATTGATATTTTTACCATTTTTCCAAAAATGTTCGAAAGTCCCTTTGATTGGGGAACAATTAGAATTGCTAAGTCTAAAAAAATTGTCTCCATTAATGTCTGGGACTTGAGAAATTTCACTAATGATATTCATCGTAAAGTTGATGATTATCCTTATGGAGGTAGTTCTGGAATGGTTTTAAAAGCAGAACCCATTCTTAAAGCTGTTCGCTCAGTTATGACTCCCGATGCCAGAGTTGTTCTACTTACCCCCGCAGGTAAATTGTACAATCAATCATTGGCACAGGAACTTTCGGAAGAATCTCATTTGATATTTATTTGTGGCAGATACCAGGGCGTTGATGAAAGAGTCAAAGATATAATTAATATGGAATACCCCGATAAAACTTTGATGGAGCTCTCTGTAGGAAATTATGTCCTCTCTGGTGGCGAACTCGCCTGTATGTCTATCGTTGAATCTATAACCAGACTTATCCCGGGCGTTCTTAAAAACCCCGAGTCTATGTTCGCTGACTCTCTCGGTGAACTCGACCCACCTTTATACACAAAACCCGCTGAAGTTGAAGGCGTTAAAGTCCCGGAAATATTAACCTCAGGTCATCATACAAAAATTAATCAGTGGAACTCCACTAATAG includes:
- the trmD gene encoding tRNA (guanosine(37)-N1)-methyltransferase TrmD, producing MFESPFDWGTIRIAKSKKIVSINVWDLRNFTNDIHRKVDDYPYGGSSGMVLKAEPILKAVRSVMTPDARVVLLTPAGKLYNQSLAQELSEESHLIFICGRYQGVDERVKDIINMEYPDKTLMELSVGNYVLSGGELACMSIVESITRLIPGVLKNPESMFADSLGELDPPLYTKPAEVEGVKVPEILTSGHHTKINQWNSTNRKQWTH
- the rpsP gene encoding 30S ribosomal protein S16, coding for MVKIRLFRTGKTNSPYYRIVVMDARSPRNGKYIDNLGTYDPRGGKLELDSIKAQEWIKKGAQPTVIVSKLLKRKEAN
- a CDS encoding KH domain-containing protein produces the protein MKNLIEAMAKSLVDAPDEVKVTEIEGERTVVYELRVEKTDLGKVIGKEGKTARAMRTILTAASMKSGRRAVLEILE